In the genome of Ictalurus furcatus strain D&B chromosome 13, Billie_1.0, whole genome shotgun sequence, one region contains:
- the uts2r2 gene encoding urotensin-2 receptor 2: MAVQRRGNVKSADTSTIEKKIKRGMAQRQASSYRGYSALLLALLCTCALLTWLWSVWTNDIMDTMVSRGEVLTQPRVFMVQCSEDYQKYKHFPGCTPTKCGRAVSDSVATTDEAQILKRIAERGLALGGSDGGASILDLHSGALSMGKKFVNIYSYFSDQIRDIFTEEDFELYRAMRGRIQKLIAETFGLDYSKLFLTKPTFFSRINSTTAKTTHDEYWHPHIDKVTYGSFDYTSLLYLTDYGVDFGGGRFIFMDPNSNRTVEPRAGRVSFFSSGSENLHRVEKVAWGMRYAITVSFTCDPDYAIADPSLP, encoded by the exons ATGGCAGTGCAACGCCGAGGAAACGTTAAATCCGCAGACACGAGTACCattgagaaaaaaattaaaag GGGGATGGCACAGAGACAGGCTTCATCATACAGAGGATACTCTGCTCTCCTGTTGGCCCTCCTCTGCACATGTGCACTACTGACGTGGCTCTGGTCAGTCTGGACTAATGACATCATGGACACTATGGTCTCCAGAGGGGAAGTACTCACACAGCCCAGAGTGTTCATGGTCCAGTGTTCGGAAGATTATCAAAAATACAAGCACTTCCCAG GCTGCACACCTACCAAATGTGGCCGAGCCGTTTCAGACAGCGTTGCAACCACAGATGAGGCACAGATACTGAagag GATAGCAGAAAGGGGCCTGGCACTTGGTGGTTCAGATGGAGGC gcATCCATTCTGGATCTACACTCTGGAGCTTTGTCAATGGGGAAAAAGTTTGTCAATATCTACAG TTACTTCAGTGATCAAATAAGAGATATCTTCACTGAAGAGGATTTTGAACTCTACAG GGCTATGCGTGGCCGCATTCAGAAGTTGATTGCAGAAACATTTGGGTTGGACTACAGTAAGCTGTTCCTCACCAAGCCCACCTTCTTCTCCCGCATCAACAGCACCACTGCTAAGACCACTCATGATGAGTACTGGCACCCACATATTGAcaag GTGACATATGGGTCCTTTGACTACACCTCATTACTCTACCTAACAGATTATGGTGTGGATTTTGGAGGGGGGCGATTCATCTTTATGGACCCAAATAGCAACCGAACAGTGGAGCCCCGTGCAG GACGAGtgtctttcttttcctcagGCTCCGAGAACCTCCACCGTGTGGAGAAGGTGGCATGGGGCATGCGCTACGCCATCACTGTGTCCTTCACTTGTGACCCCGATTATGCTATAGCTGATCCCAGCTTACCATAG
- the psmd11b gene encoding 26S proteasome non-ATPase regulatory subunit 11B: MAAAAVVEFQRAQSLISTDRDASIDILHSIVRRDVQQDDEEAVRVKEQSILELGTLLAKTGQAAELGGLLKFVRPFLISISKAKAARLVRSLLDLFLDMEAATGQEVELCLECIEWAKAEKRTFLRQALEARLISLYFDTKRYQEALQLGSQLLQELKKMDDKALLVEVQLLESKTYHALSNLPKARAALTSARTTANAIYCPPKLQAALDMQSGIIHAAEEKDWKTAYSYFFEAFEGYDSIDSPRAITALKYMLLCKIMLNLPEEVQALISGKLALRYAGRQTDALKCVAQASKNRSLADFEKALTEYTKELRDDPIISTHLAKLYDNLLEQNLIRVIEPFSRVQITHISDLIKLSKGDVERKLSQMILDKKFHGILDQGEGVLIIFEEPPVDKTYEAALETIQNMSKVVDSLYNKAKKLT; this comes from the exons ATGGCAGCTGCGGCAGTGGTTGAGTTTCAGAGAGCTCAGTCTCTTATTAGTACGGATCGAGACGCTTCTATCGATATTTTACATTCTATAG TCAGGCGAGATGTTCAGCAGGATGATGAAGAGGCGGTGCGTGTCAAAGAGCAGAGCATCCTGGAGCTCGGCACTCTCCTGGCTAAGACAGGGCAAGCTGCAG AGCTTGGAGGGCTCCTGAAGTTTGTCAGACCTTTCCTGATCTCCATAAGCAAGGCAAAGGCGGCACGACTGGTGCGCTCTCTGTTGGATCTTTTTCTGGATATGGAGGCAGCCACGGGGCAGGAGGTTGAGCTATGTCTGGAGTGCATTGAGTGGGCCAAAGCTGAGAAGAGGACGTTCCTCCGACAGGCTCTTGAG GCTCGTTTGATCTCACTTTATTTCGACACTAAGAGGTACCAGGAGGCTTTGCAGTTGG GCTCCCAGTTACTCCAGGAGCTGAAGAAAATGGATGACAAAGCTTTACTTGTGGAAGTCCAGTTACTTGAGAGTAAAACCTATCATGCGCTCAGTAACCTGCCCAAGGCCAGAGCTGCCCTCACCTCTGCCAGGACCACAGCCAATGCCATCTACTGTCCACCCAAACTTCAGGCAGCTTTGGACATGCAGTCAG GCATTATCCATGCTGCTGAAGAGAAGGATTGGAAGACTGCGTATTCTTACTTCTTTGAGGCTTTTGAAGGTTACGATTCCATCGACAGCCCCAGGGCCATCACTGCGCTGAAATACATGCTTCTCTGCAAAATCATGCTCAATTT GCCGGAGGAAGTCCAAGCCTTGATCAGTGGCAAACTGGCCTTGCGTTATGCTGGGAGACAA ACAGACGCACTAAAGTGTGTAGCGCAAGCCAGCAAGAACAGATCATTAGCAGACTTTGAAAAG GCGCTGACTGAGTACACAAAAGAGCTGAGAGATGATCCAATCATCAGCACACACCTGGCCAAACTCTATGATAACTTGTTGGAGCAGAACCTTATCCGGGTCATTGAGCCCTTCTCCAGAGTACAG aTAACACACATATCAGATCTCATCAAACTCTCAAAG GGTGATGTTGAGAGAAAACTGTCGCAAATGATCCTGGACAAGAAGTTTCATG GCATCCTTGACCAAGGTGAGGGAGTCCTGATCATATTTGAGGAGCCTCCTGTTGATAAGACCTATGAGGCAGCCCTCGAAACCATCCAGAACATGAGCAAAGTTGTGGACTCACTGTACAACAAAGCTAAGAAGTTGACATAG